A window from Pseudomonas sp. Tri1 encodes these proteins:
- a CDS encoding OPT family oligopeptide transporter produces the protein MLDTSPSIPLANPVERELSLRAVTTGIVLGILLTPSNVYAGLKIGWSFNMSIIALLVGYGIWQGLAKRSAGLLPWTLHESNINQTVASAAASIISGGLVAPIPAYTLLTGQQLDALPMIAWVFSVSFLGIWIAWYLRPSLLNDKALKFPEGMATLETLLHIYNHGHEAATRLKVLLGTALLSGSVKWVDTFLWALPRWSPTAQLERLTFTADPSLLLVGFGAIIGIRVGLTLLLGALLAWGALAPWVLAQGLVPLPPDSSGPQFAALVEWLLWPGVSLMVCSTLASLAIRLWALHRSTKAGGGAIWAIPKAGPAAGFLLSIALVVSLQALLFGINLWMALLTIPLAICLAAVAARVVGATGIPPIGAIGQLSQLSFGIVAPGQVPINLMSANTAGGSAGQCTDLMNDFKVGRAIGATPRKQLIAQTLGIFVGSIVGVLAYLALIPDPQAMLLSEEWPAPAVATWKAVAQTLTHGLDSLSASIRWAIFIGGLVGLLLGVLDSVLPGHRARYLPSTAALGLAFILPASVSLMMALGALLTWLVSWRWPSLTERFAITAAAGLIAGESITGVGASLWQMARNL, from the coding sequence ATGCTTGATACCTCGCCATCGATCCCTCTGGCCAATCCTGTCGAACGTGAGCTCAGCCTGCGCGCCGTCACAACGGGGATTGTGCTCGGTATCCTGCTGACGCCTTCCAATGTCTACGCTGGGTTGAAAATCGGTTGGTCGTTCAATATGTCGATCATTGCCTTGCTGGTCGGCTACGGCATCTGGCAAGGCCTGGCCAAGCGCTCAGCCGGGCTACTGCCCTGGACGCTGCACGAAAGCAACATCAACCAGACCGTGGCCTCTGCCGCCGCGTCGATCATTTCCGGTGGGTTGGTTGCGCCAATCCCGGCCTACACCTTGCTGACCGGCCAACAACTGGATGCCCTCCCGATGATCGCCTGGGTGTTCTCGGTGAGTTTCCTGGGGATCTGGATTGCCTGGTACTTGCGACCGTCGTTGCTCAATGACAAGGCGCTGAAGTTTCCCGAAGGCATGGCGACCTTGGAAACCCTGCTGCACATCTACAACCACGGTCATGAAGCCGCGACGCGCTTGAAGGTGCTGCTCGGCACCGCTTTGCTCTCCGGGTCGGTGAAGTGGGTCGATACCTTCCTGTGGGCTTTGCCGCGCTGGTCGCCGACGGCCCAGTTGGAGCGTCTGACGTTTACTGCAGATCCTTCGCTCCTGTTGGTGGGGTTCGGCGCGATCATCGGTATTCGCGTCGGCCTGACCCTGCTGCTCGGAGCTTTGCTGGCATGGGGCGCCCTGGCGCCGTGGGTGTTGGCGCAGGGCCTGGTGCCGTTGCCACCCGACAGCAGCGGCCCGCAGTTCGCGGCGCTGGTGGAGTGGCTGCTGTGGCCGGGCGTGAGTCTGATGGTGTGCTCGACCTTGGCCTCCCTGGCGATTCGCTTGTGGGCATTGCACCGGTCTACCAAGGCCGGCGGCGGGGCGATCTGGGCGATACCCAAGGCCGGCCCTGCCGCCGGTTTTTTACTGTCGATCGCATTGGTGGTGAGCCTGCAAGCGCTGTTGTTCGGCATCAATCTATGGATGGCCCTATTGACCATCCCCTTGGCGATTTGCCTGGCTGCGGTGGCTGCCCGGGTGGTCGGCGCCACGGGTATTCCACCCATCGGTGCCATCGGACAGTTGTCCCAGTTGAGCTTCGGGATCGTCGCGCCGGGGCAGGTGCCGATCAATTTGATGAGCGCCAACACCGCCGGCGGTTCGGCGGGGCAATGCACGGATTTGATGAATGACTTCAAGGTGGGCCGGGCGATTGGCGCCACGCCGCGCAAGCAGTTGATCGCCCAGACGCTGGGGATTTTCGTCGGCAGCATCGTTGGGGTCTTGGCCTACCTGGCACTGATCCCGGACCCGCAAGCCATGTTGCTCTCCGAGGAGTGGCCGGCTCCGGCGGTCGCCACTTGGAAAGCCGTGGCGCAAACCTTGACCCATGGCTTGGACTCGCTCTCTGCGAGCATCCGCTGGGCGATATTCATCGGCGGCCTGGTCGGCTTGCTGTTGGGAGTTCTCGACAGCGTGCTGCCCGGGCATCGCGCCCGCTACCTGCCAAGCACGGCGGCTTTGGGCCTGGCCTTTATCCTGCCAGCCTCGGTGTCGCTGATGATGGCCCTCGGCGCGCTGCTCACCTGGCTGGTGAGCTGGCGCTGGCCGAGCCTCACTGAACGCTTCGCCATCACGGCGGCAGCAGGGTTGATTGCCGGGGAGAGCATTACCGGGGTGGGGGCGTCGTTGTGGCAGATGGCTAGGAATCTGTGA
- a CDS encoding molybdopterin cofactor-binding domain-containing protein, with amino-acid sequence MTLRDEVDQGRRAFLRGGALVLAFTLVPAARHALADSEVDTLGTVVLAPDLPGSLRTNPYLDAWIRVSAEGITVYTGKVELGTGVKTALLQIAAERLHVSPGAITLLTADTALTPNEGYTAGSHSIFDSGTALFNAAAQVRQLLLESAARNWGVEVALLVTDEGVIQGPAGQRMSYAEAVKGVDLHLYAKAQSPSLPPSAFKLIGHSLPRLDIPAKVSGGAAFVQDMRLPGMLHARVIRPPRPGCALEAFDAESIKRLPGVVQVVRDGNYLAVVARDEWQAIKAMRSGYELARWSGAEPIPDPQDIHGLLTRLPARRYPISHEGTPATSASASYRARVTKQYLMHGSIGPSCAVAWFKDGLLTVWTHTQGVYPLRAGIAEMLGLAVERVRCIHVEGSGCYGHNGADDAAADAALIAMRVAGTPVRVQWMREQENLWEPYSSAMLTEVQASLDPQGKLQDWTYELWTTPHNERIVNAGRLIPARLLARPFVSAPSVPIAQPEGDGDRNAVPLYSLASTRIDMNFVTQMPFRTSAMRSLGAHINIFAIEACIDELAVQAGADPVAFRLAHLTDPRARAVIERVRDAIGWPHKSNEPGSGIGFAFARYKNIMGYCALAVRLQVHPLTGEVQLDHVVTAVDVGQIVTPDGLRNQVEGGIVQSASWTLFEKVGYDPGGVRSYDWSGYPILRFTQLPRQVDVHLLDQPGQPFLGAAEIVQGPMAAALGNAVANATGRRWLNLPLTRSAQAR; translated from the coding sequence ATGACCCTTCGCGATGAAGTCGACCAAGGACGCCGCGCTTTCCTGCGCGGGGGCGCGCTGGTGCTGGCGTTCACCTTGGTACCGGCTGCGCGCCATGCGCTGGCCGATAGCGAGGTCGACACCCTTGGCACGGTCGTGCTGGCACCCGATCTTCCAGGAAGCCTGCGCACCAATCCCTACCTCGATGCGTGGATCCGTGTCAGTGCCGAAGGCATCACGGTCTACACCGGTAAAGTCGAATTGGGGACCGGGGTAAAAACAGCCCTCCTGCAGATTGCCGCCGAGCGCCTGCACGTCTCGCCTGGGGCGATCACCCTGCTCACCGCCGACACCGCCCTGACCCCGAACGAAGGCTATACCGCCGGCAGCCACAGCATCTTCGACAGCGGCACCGCCTTGTTCAACGCCGCCGCTCAGGTGCGGCAATTGTTGCTGGAATCGGCGGCACGCAACTGGGGTGTGGAAGTCGCATTGCTGGTGACTGACGAGGGCGTCATCCAGGGCCCGGCTGGCCAGCGAATGTCCTACGCCGAGGCCGTCAAGGGTGTCGATTTGCACCTTTACGCGAAGGCGCAATCGCCATCGCTGCCACCGTCTGCTTTCAAGCTGATCGGCCATTCGCTACCACGCCTGGATATCCCGGCCAAGGTCAGTGGCGGCGCCGCTTTTGTCCAGGACATGCGCCTGCCAGGCATGCTGCATGCGCGGGTCATCCGCCCACCACGTCCCGGTTGCGCTCTTGAAGCCTTCGATGCCGAGTCGATAAAACGCCTGCCCGGCGTCGTACAGGTGGTGCGCGACGGCAACTACCTGGCGGTGGTCGCCCGAGATGAGTGGCAGGCCATCAAGGCGATGCGCAGCGGCTATGAGCTGGCGCGCTGGAGCGGCGCAGAACCGATCCCCGACCCTCAGGACATCCACGGATTACTGACACGCCTGCCCGCCCGCCGCTACCCGATCAGCCATGAAGGCACACCTGCGACCAGCGCCAGCGCGAGCTACCGCGCCCGAGTCACCAAACAGTACCTCATGCACGGCTCCATCGGCCCGTCCTGCGCCGTGGCCTGGTTCAAGGATGGCCTGCTCACCGTTTGGACTCATACCCAAGGGGTCTATCCTCTTCGCGCGGGAATCGCCGAAATGCTGGGGCTGGCAGTCGAACGAGTACGCTGCATTCATGTCGAGGGCTCCGGTTGTTATGGCCACAATGGTGCGGACGACGCCGCAGCGGATGCCGCATTGATCGCAATGCGCGTCGCCGGCACGCCTGTGCGCGTGCAATGGATGCGCGAGCAGGAAAATCTCTGGGAGCCCTACAGTTCCGCCATGCTCACCGAGGTCCAGGCCAGCCTCGATCCGCAGGGCAAGTTGCAGGACTGGACCTATGAACTGTGGACGACGCCGCACAACGAACGCATCGTAAACGCCGGCCGGCTGATTCCGGCCCGGTTGTTGGCTCGCCCGTTCGTTTCCGCGCCGTCGGTGCCGATCGCCCAGCCCGAAGGGGATGGCGATCGAAATGCAGTGCCGCTGTACAGCCTGGCATCCACCCGCATCGACATGAACTTCGTGACCCAAATGCCGTTTCGCACCTCAGCCATGCGGTCGCTGGGGGCGCATATCAATATCTTTGCCATCGAAGCCTGCATCGATGAACTGGCCGTCCAGGCCGGCGCCGACCCAGTCGCCTTTCGCCTCGCCCATCTCACAGACCCACGGGCACGTGCGGTGATCGAGCGGGTCCGGGACGCTATCGGCTGGCCGCACAAAAGCAACGAACCGGGTTCAGGCATAGGGTTCGCGTTTGCCCGCTACAAAAACATCATGGGTTACTGCGCCCTGGCTGTCCGTCTACAGGTGCATCCGCTGACAGGCGAGGTGCAACTCGATCACGTGGTGACAGCCGTGGACGTGGGCCAAATCGTCACCCCCGATGGCCTGCGCAACCAGGTGGAGGGCGGCATCGTGCAGTCCGCCAGCTGGACGCTGTTTGAAAAAGTCGGTTACGACCCCGGTGGCGTACGCAGCTACGACTGGAGCGGTTATCCGATCCTGCGCTTCACACAATTGCCCAGGCAAGTCGATGTGCATCTGCTCGATCAGCCGGGACAACCCTTTCTCGGTGCCGCCGAGATCGTCCAGGGCCCCATGGCCGCCGCCCTCGGCAATGCCGTGGCGAATGCCACGGGCCGGCGCTGGCTGAACCTTCCCCTGACCCGGTCAGCGCAGGCGCGATAG
- a CDS encoding alkene reductase encodes MTQHLLEPIKVGPYTLAHRMAMAPLTRSRAGQPGDLPTAMNAEYYRQRASAALIITEATQISRQGQGYAWTPGIYSDEQVDAWRQVSTHVHEAGGRIFMQLWHVGRVSHPSFQPDNALPVAPSALPVPGKTFIVDDQGNGVWEDVPTPRALEAFEIADIISDYSRAARNALRAGMDGVEIHAGNGYLLDQFINSNSNQREDHYGGSVANRARLLLDVVEAVADEVGAERVGVRLTPMGRFMGMGDATPEATFGYIVRSLNRWPLAYLHLVEPAVVGTVKDENFDPRWDAIINQLRTQWNGVLMIAGGYDPQTAEQALAANRADIIAFGRPFLANPDLPRRIRDGLALNTPDPSTFFGGDQRGYIDYPTHP; translated from the coding sequence ATGACTCAGCACCTGCTTGAACCCATTAAGGTTGGCCCCTACACACTTGCTCATCGCATGGCCATGGCGCCCCTGACGCGCTCCCGCGCCGGGCAGCCGGGCGACCTGCCAACCGCCATGAACGCTGAATATTATCGGCAACGCGCCAGCGCCGCGTTGATCATTACCGAAGCCACGCAGATTTCCCGCCAAGGTCAGGGCTACGCCTGGACACCAGGCATCTACAGCGACGAGCAGGTCGATGCCTGGCGTCAGGTGAGCACACACGTGCATGAAGCCGGCGGGCGGATCTTCATGCAGCTGTGGCATGTTGGACGGGTTTCTCACCCCAGTTTCCAACCCGATAACGCCCTGCCGGTTGCCCCCAGCGCACTGCCCGTTCCAGGCAAGACGTTTATCGTCGATGATCAGGGCAACGGCGTTTGGGAGGATGTACCCACACCCCGCGCCCTGGAAGCATTTGAGATCGCCGACATCATCAGCGACTACAGCCGCGCAGCACGCAACGCCTTGAGAGCCGGCATGGACGGCGTCGAGATTCACGCCGGCAACGGTTATCTGCTCGACCAGTTCATCAATAGCAACAGTAACCAGCGTGAAGACCATTACGGCGGCAGCGTGGCGAATCGCGCCCGGCTCTTGCTGGACGTCGTGGAAGCGGTTGCCGATGAGGTAGGGGCAGAACGCGTGGGCGTACGGCTGACACCCATGGGACGCTTCATGGGCATGGGTGATGCGACACCCGAGGCCACATTCGGCTATATCGTCCGCTCGTTGAACCGCTGGCCCCTGGCCTACCTGCATCTCGTGGAGCCTGCCGTGGTAGGCACCGTCAAGGACGAAAACTTCGATCCGCGCTGGGACGCGATCATCAATCAGCTGCGTACGCAATGGAACGGTGTGCTGATGATCGCCGGAGGCTATGACCCGCAAACAGCTGAGCAAGCCCTGGCCGCCAACCGTGCGGACATCATTGCCTTTGGCAGACCGTTCCTGGCCAACCCTGACTTGCCACGACGGATCCGCGACGGGCTAGCGCTCAATACCCCAGACCCGAGCACCTTCTTTGGCGGTGACCAGCGCGGATACATCGACTATCCCACTCACCCATAA
- a CDS encoding sigma-54 dependent transcriptional regulator: MQLLTLPPSPTLATSIRATAQVFEDPRSQALLAHVQQVAPSEASVLIIGETGTGKELVARHIHNLSGRRSGPFVAVNCGAFSESLVEAELFGHEKGAFTGAIAAKAGWFEEANGGTLFLDEIGDLPMAIQVKLLRVLQEREVVRLGSRKSIPINVRVVAATNVQLDKAIGAGNFREDLYYRLDVVSLQLYPLRERPGDILPLTRHFIKTYCNRLGYGEVRLTPQAEHKLVSYSWPGNIRELENVIHHTLLVCRNGLVQEDDLRLSALRIERQEPLAATGESADEQLLRTFHRLFEEQAGGLHEKVEDSLLRAAYRFCHCNQVRTASLLGLSRNVTRARLIAIGELVVNRRRPDTNTRPDRALQLSI; the protein is encoded by the coding sequence ATGCAACTGCTGACTCTCCCCCCTTCGCCGACACTGGCTACCTCGATCCGGGCGACCGCACAGGTCTTCGAAGACCCTAGATCGCAGGCGCTTCTCGCCCACGTGCAACAGGTCGCCCCCAGTGAGGCCAGCGTCCTGATCATTGGCGAGACCGGCACGGGCAAGGAACTGGTCGCACGCCACATCCACAATCTCAGCGGTCGCCGTAGCGGCCCCTTCGTCGCTGTCAACTGCGGCGCCTTCTCCGAATCATTAGTGGAGGCGGAGCTGTTCGGTCACGAAAAGGGCGCCTTCACCGGCGCCATCGCCGCCAAGGCCGGCTGGTTCGAGGAAGCCAACGGCGGCACCCTGTTCCTCGACGAGATCGGCGACCTGCCGATGGCCATCCAGGTCAAGCTGCTGCGCGTACTGCAGGAGCGCGAGGTGGTGCGCCTGGGCTCGCGCAAGAGCATCCCGATCAACGTACGCGTGGTCGCCGCGACCAACGTACAACTGGATAAGGCCATTGGTGCCGGAAACTTCCGCGAGGATCTGTATTACCGCCTCGACGTGGTCAGCCTGCAACTCTATCCATTGCGAGAGCGGCCGGGCGACATCCTGCCGCTGACCCGTCACTTCATCAAAACCTACTGCAACCGCCTGGGTTACGGTGAAGTGCGCCTGACCCCGCAAGCCGAGCACAAACTGGTGAGTTACAGCTGGCCGGGCAACATCCGTGAGCTGGAAAACGTTATCCACCACACCCTGCTGGTGTGCCGCAACGGTCTGGTGCAGGAGGATGACTTGCGCTTATCGGCCCTGCGCATCGAGCGCCAGGAACCCCTGGCCGCCACCGGCGAGAGCGCCGACGAACAACTGCTGCGCACCTTCCACCGGTTGTTCGAAGAACAGGCCGGCGGCCTCCACGAGAAGGTTGAAGACAGCCTGCTGCGCGCCGCCTACCGCTTCTGCCACTGCAATCAGGTGCGCACCGCCAGCTTGCTCGGCCTGAGTCGCAACGTCACACGAGCACGACTGATCGCCATTGGCGAGTTGGTGGTCAATCGACGCCGCCCCGACACCAACACACGCCCGGATCGGGCGCTGCAACTGTCGATCTGA
- the msuE gene encoding FMN reductase, giving the protein MSTPLKVVAISGGTSRPSRTLALTEAILGELGRHLAIDPHLIELGNIARPLGGALWRKELPETVEHELRLIESADLLVVAAPVYRGTYPGLFKHLFDLIGQDALVNTPVLLAATGGSERHALVLDHQLRPLFSFFQSLTLPIGVYASESDFADYRIVSQTLQTRIELAAERAGRLFSDQARALRKIA; this is encoded by the coding sequence ATGAGCACTCCCTTGAAAGTCGTCGCTATCTCCGGCGGCACCTCCCGCCCTTCGCGCACACTGGCACTGACCGAAGCCATCCTGGGCGAACTCGGCAGGCATCTGGCCATTGATCCCCACCTGATCGAACTGGGCAACATTGCCCGGCCGCTGGGCGGCGCGCTGTGGCGCAAGGAGTTGCCGGAAACCGTCGAGCACGAACTGCGCCTGATCGAGTCCGCCGACCTGCTGGTGGTGGCCGCCCCGGTCTATCGCGGCACCTACCCGGGACTGTTCAAGCATTTGTTCGACCTGATCGGCCAGGACGCCCTGGTCAACACCCCGGTGTTGCTGGCCGCCACCGGTGGCAGCGAGCGCCATGCGCTGGTGCTCGATCACCAACTGCGCCCGCTGTTCAGCTTCTTCCAATCGCTCACCCTGCCCATTGGCGTCTACGCCAGCGAGTCCGACTTCGCTGACTACCGCATCGTCAGCCAGACCCTGCAAACCCGTATCGAGCTGGCGGCCGAGCGCGCCGGCCGGCTGTTCAGCGACCAGGCGCGCGCACTGCGCAAGATCGCCTGA
- a CDS encoding acyl-CoA dehydrogenase family protein, whose product MRIHQQPAVLTPLQTARRLAAEFAETAIERDEAGGTPKEQRDAIRQSGLLALSIPTQFGGLGASWSETLGVVREFAKVDSSIAHVFGFQHLMLATVRLFSRPDQWQPWFEQTARKNWFWGNALNPLDTRTVVKTFDSWREFSGKKSFCSGASDSQMLIASAIDEGAGGKLLIAAIPSGRTGITLHGDWDNMGQRQTDSGSATFERVRVEENELLLDPGPLSTPFACLRPLIAQLHFSHIFLGIAEGALEEARQYTLKEGRPWFRSKAQHVSEDPYVLRHYGEFWVGLESVRLLVERAAEQLDEAWHKGHALGAEERAQLALSIATAKVASVRTGLDICSRLFEVTGARATHASLRLDRHWRNLRTQSLHDPVDYKLHELGEWALSQTRPTPTFYS is encoded by the coding sequence GTGAGAATCCATCAACAACCCGCGGTGCTCACCCCACTGCAGACCGCCCGCCGCCTGGCGGCGGAATTTGCCGAGACCGCCATCGAGCGTGATGAGGCCGGCGGTACCCCCAAGGAGCAACGCGACGCCATTCGTCAGAGTGGTCTGCTGGCCTTGAGCATTCCGACCCAGTTCGGCGGCCTCGGTGCCAGTTGGAGCGAAACGCTCGGCGTGGTTCGCGAGTTCGCCAAGGTGGACAGCTCCATCGCCCATGTCTTCGGTTTTCAGCACCTGATGCTGGCCACCGTGCGCCTGTTCTCGCGCCCCGATCAATGGCAACCCTGGTTCGAACAGACCGCCCGCAAGAACTGGTTCTGGGGCAATGCGTTGAACCCGCTGGACACCCGCACCGTGGTCAAGACCTTCGACAGCTGGCGCGAATTCTCCGGCAAGAAGAGCTTCTGCTCCGGTGCCAGCGACTCGCAAATGCTGATCGCCTCGGCCATCGACGAAGGCGCTGGCGGCAAGCTATTGATCGCCGCCATTCCCAGTGGCCGCACCGGCATCACCCTGCACGGCGACTGGGACAATATGGGCCAGCGCCAGACCGACAGTGGCAGCGCCACCTTCGAGCGGGTACGGGTGGAAGAGAACGAGCTGCTCCTCGACCCCGGCCCGCTGAGCACGCCTTTCGCCTGCCTGCGCCCACTGATCGCCCAATTGCATTTCTCCCATATCTTCCTCGGCATCGCCGAAGGCGCCCTGGAGGAAGCTCGTCAGTACACCCTCAAGGAAGGGCGGCCGTGGTTCCGTTCCAAGGCCCAACACGTCAGCGAAGACCCTTATGTACTGCGCCATTACGGCGAGTTCTGGGTCGGCCTGGAAAGCGTGCGCCTGCTAGTGGAGCGCGCAGCCGAACAACTCGATGAAGCCTGGCACAAGGGACACGCCCTGGGCGCCGAGGAACGTGCGCAGCTGGCACTGTCCATCGCCACCGCCAAGGTGGCCTCTGTACGCACCGGCCTGGATATCTGCAGCCGCCTGTTCGAAGTCACCGGCGCGCGCGCCACCCATGCGTCCCTGCGCCTCGACCGCCATTGGCGCAACCTGCGGACCCAGAGCCTGCACGACCCTGTGGATTACAAACTCCATGAACTGGGTGAGTGGGCACTGAGCCAGACGCGGCCTACCCCCACCTTTTACTCATAG
- a CDS encoding EAL domain-containing protein: MSVRPLSDSPQQSNNYVATSHLQETPDPVGMAYAGEENTIEQLLESARNWAHTTQWVVYRAGEQMHLVGQGDPRMQWPSSVANAEFEAFCRTRRLYRWPTGRGESVLGWLLAPVTAAQEPALAEFAQRLGIQVQTNTLARAQVTQRVLYEITYLASSTRDRSVFLVGVHQLLASLIDAENFYLALYDPRTGKIDYPYYVDIIDVDAVESQHYEYLDPAHLSLTGQVLTSGQPLLIDAAGICAAQAEDRFYCVGDRPEFWMGAPLKNAADEVFGMLAMQVYDVARTYSAEDRALFLVVARHVAMALDRILNREGMEETVRRRTLELSALNDALRQEVAERERAEHLQSALFQITELSSQPGDMAELFQTLHGIVGELLFAQNFYIALFDDAIGEVTFPYYVDERDTTQPAARRGCRGLTEYVIRQRCPCLIDPLDADRLAAQGELEVTYESVRFHSWLGIPLFDDGVVRGVLAVQSYTSQVRYTLRDQELLTFVSRHIDTALSRRTAAEAIHAANLKLEARVQDRTRELDHANAKLQHENAHDALTGLPNRTYLQQRLNLAWSRFENEGGQLSVMFIDLDRFKMVNDSFGHHFGDLLLMQAAHRLRSCLRETDMLARLGGDEFAVLAPEAPLEVVIEIADRILAVFDLPFFINGHEVFSSCSIGIVSADSQFHLEPADLLRDADAAMYRVKSAGRDSYAVFNQEVRREVSDQVEREGALRNALKRTDELLPYFQPIVSVESGELVALEALIRWHQPGGRIIAPGQFLPDVEGLRLIGRLDLYMLTSIAVILAQPQHANWPPVHVNCSSYSMARPDFAEDVLALLARHNVAPSRICLELTEGALVAEPAIARLTMQQLADNGMSVVLDDFGAGFSSLSYVHQYRFSGLKIDKSFIFELTSSPRSRAIVRAIVRMAESLDLSVVAEGVEDEETLLLLREMGAGQAQGYYFAKPMGLDALLATSLLDRQAPKDSAPGRPSLG; encoded by the coding sequence ATGAGTGTTCGTCCATTGAGCGATTCCCCGCAGCAGTCGAACAATTACGTGGCCACCTCTCATCTGCAAGAAACCCCGGATCCTGTCGGCATGGCATACGCTGGCGAAGAAAACACGATTGAACAATTGCTGGAATCAGCACGCAACTGGGCCCATACCACCCAGTGGGTGGTGTATCGCGCCGGTGAACAAATGCACCTGGTCGGGCAGGGCGACCCACGCATGCAGTGGCCGTCAAGCGTTGCGAATGCGGAGTTCGAGGCGTTCTGCCGGACCCGGCGGTTGTACCGCTGGCCGACCGGTAGAGGCGAGAGTGTGCTGGGGTGGCTACTGGCGCCAGTGACCGCTGCCCAGGAGCCGGCGCTTGCCGAGTTTGCCCAGCGCTTGGGCATCCAGGTACAGACCAACACCCTTGCCCGTGCCCAGGTCACTCAGCGTGTGCTGTATGAAATCACCTACCTGGCCAGTTCGACCCGTGACCGTTCCGTGTTCCTGGTGGGGGTCCACCAACTGCTCGCCAGCCTGATCGACGCCGAGAACTTCTATCTCGCGTTGTATGACCCGCGCACAGGCAAGATTGACTACCCGTACTACGTCGACATCATCGACGTCGATGCCGTGGAGTCGCAGCACTACGAATACCTTGACCCTGCGCACCTGTCATTGACCGGCCAGGTGTTGACCAGCGGCCAGCCGCTGCTGATCGACGCCGCCGGCATTTGCGCGGCCCAGGCCGAGGACCGTTTCTATTGTGTGGGTGATCGTCCCGAGTTCTGGATGGGCGCACCGTTGAAAAATGCCGCGGATGAAGTGTTTGGCATGCTTGCCATGCAGGTCTACGACGTTGCGCGTACCTACAGCGCCGAAGACCGCGCGTTGTTTCTGGTGGTGGCCCGTCACGTGGCCATGGCCCTGGACCGGATCCTGAACCGAGAGGGCATGGAAGAAACGGTGAGGCGGCGCACACTGGAGCTTTCGGCACTCAACGACGCATTGCGCCAGGAAGTGGCCGAGCGGGAGCGCGCCGAGCACCTGCAGAGTGCGTTGTTCCAGATTACTGAGCTGTCGAGCCAACCTGGCGACATGGCCGAGCTGTTTCAAACCTTGCATGGCATTGTCGGCGAACTGCTGTTCGCGCAGAACTTCTACATCGCGCTGTTCGACGATGCGATCGGTGAAGTGACCTTTCCGTATTACGTCGATGAACGGGACACGACCCAGCCGGCGGCGCGACGCGGCTGCCGGGGCCTGACCGAATATGTTATCCGTCAGCGTTGTCCCTGCCTGATTGACCCACTCGATGCTGACCGGTTGGCTGCGCAAGGTGAACTGGAAGTGACCTACGAGTCGGTCCGATTCCATTCCTGGCTGGGCATTCCGTTGTTCGATGACGGCGTGGTGCGTGGTGTGCTGGCGGTGCAAAGCTATACCTCGCAGGTGCGCTATACCCTGCGCGACCAGGAGCTGCTGACGTTCGTGTCGCGACACATTGATACAGCGTTGTCGCGCCGCACCGCGGCCGAAGCGATCCATGCCGCCAACCTCAAGCTAGAAGCCCGGGTGCAGGACCGCACCCGCGAGCTCGATCATGCCAACGCCAAGTTGCAACACGAAAACGCCCATGATGCGCTGACCGGGCTACCGAATCGCACTTACCTGCAACAGCGCCTCAATCTGGCCTGGTCGCGGTTCGAGAACGAAGGTGGGCAACTGTCGGTGATGTTCATCGACCTTGACCGTTTCAAGATGGTCAATGACAGCTTTGGCCATCACTTTGGCGACCTGCTGTTGATGCAAGCTGCCCACCGTTTGCGCAGTTGCCTGCGTGAAACCGACATGTTGGCGCGCCTGGGAGGCGATGAGTTTGCGGTGTTGGCACCCGAGGCGCCGCTGGAGGTGGTGATCGAAATCGCCGATCGGATCCTGGCGGTGTTCGACCTGCCGTTTTTCATCAATGGCCACGAAGTTTTTTCCTCCTGCAGTATCGGTATTGTCAGTGCCGACAGTCAGTTCCATCTCGAGCCCGCCGACTTGCTGCGCGATGCCGATGCGGCGATGTACCGGGTCAAGAGTGCCGGGCGCGATAGCTACGCGGTGTTCAATCAGGAAGTGCGCCGTGAGGTTTCGGACCAGGTCGAGCGTGAAGGCGCCTTGCGCAATGCGCTCAAGCGTACCGACGAATTGCTGCCGTATTTCCAACCGATTGTCAGTGTCGAAAGCGGCGAGCTGGTGGCCCTTGAAGCCCTGATCCGCTGGCATCAGCCGGGCGGTCGGATCATCGCGCCGGGCCAGTTTTTGCCGGATGTCGAGGGGTTGCGTCTGATCGGGCGACTGGACCTGTACATGCTCACCAGCATCGCCGTGATCCTTGCTCAGCCCCAGCATGCCAATTGGCCGCCGGTGCATGTCAATTGTTCCAGCTACAGCATGGCACGCCCGGACTTCGCCGAAGATGTACTTGCACTGTTGGCCCGGCATAACGTCGCGCCCTCGCGGATCTGCCTGGAACTGACCGAAGGCGCGCTGGTGGCCGAGCCAGCCATTGCCCGTTTGACCATGCAGCAATTGGCCGATAACGGCATGTCGGTGGTGCTCGATGACTTCGGTGCAGGGTTTTCCTCCCTGAGCTATGTGCATCAATACCGTTTCAGCGGCTTGAAGATCGACAAGTCGTTCATCTTCGAACTGACCAGTAGCCCCCGCAGTCGCGCCATCGTCCGGGCAATCGTGCGGATGGCCGAGTCTCTGGACCTCAGCGTCGTGGCCGAAGGTGTCGAGGATGAAGAGACGCTGCTCTTGCTGCGTGAAATGGGGGCAGGGCAGGCCCAAGGTTATTATTTTGCCAAGCCGATGGGGCTGGATGCCTTGTTGGCGACTTCGCTGCTCGATCGCCAGGCGCCTAAGGACAGCGCACCCGGCAGACCGAGCCTGGGATAA